In one window of Penaeus monodon isolate SGIC_2016 chromosome 36, NSTDA_Pmon_1, whole genome shotgun sequence DNA:
- the LOC119595541 gene encoding epidermal retinol dehydrogenase 2-like: MIVYQCILLVFDFLNFVFRANLLTLQAAWRLVFPPPEKSVVGEIVLITGAGHGIGRELSLQLARLGAKIVCLDIDEANNQKTVADICREGGAAYGYKCDVTSRDEVRTVSNEIRENIGEITILVNNAGIMPCKPFIKHTPEDIERIFKVNVFAHFWMLKEWLPTFIAMGRGHVVAMSSIAGLMATSNVVPYCASKYAVKGLMDGLVEEMRYGGRNPNIKFTCVHPFVVDTGLAKKPRIR, from the exons atgatagtataccaGTGCATTTTACTGGTGTTTGATTTCCTGAATTTTGTCTTCCGAGCCAATTTGCTGACGCTGCAGGCTGCTTGGAGATTAGTTTTCCCCCCTCCCGAGAAATCAGTTGTGGGAGAAATCGTTTTG ATAACAGGAGCTGGCCATGGCATTGGGCGCGAGTTATCCCTCCAACTGGCACGTCTGGGAGCAAAAATTGTCTGTTTGGACATTGATGAG GCAAACAACCAGAAAACTGTCGCAGATATTTGCCGTGAAGGCGGTGCTGCGTATGGATATAAATGTGATGTGACAAGCAGAGATGAAGTGAGAACTGTGTCTAATGAG aTTCGTGAAAACATTGGTGAAATAACTATTCTTGTGAATAATGCGGGGATAATGCCCTGTAAACCGTTTATCAAGCACACTCCGGAAGATATTGAGAGGATCTTCAAAGTCAACGTATTTGCACACTTTTGG ATGCTAAAAGAGTGGCTGCCAACTTTCATAGCCATGGGACGTGGCCATGTTGTCGCCATGTCTTCTATTGCTGGACTTATGGCAACCAGTAATGTTGTGCCTTATTGTGCTTCTAAATATGCTGTTAAAG GTCTAATGGATGGCCTTGTGGAAGAGATGAGGTACGGAGGTCGAAATCCGAACATCAAATTCACGTGTGTGCATCCCTTCGTTGTTGACACCGGACTTGCAAAGAAGCCCCGTATAAG